One Obesumbacterium proteus DNA window includes the following coding sequences:
- a CDS encoding methyl-accepting chemotaxis protein, with protein sequence MSVIADEQNALSSSGAYLQQAQSAINNIVLEYAVNPQGTVNKDSIQAAREKMALANKSFELFWEIPGLTNHDLKLGEEIKNAFQNNADNIEKQINIALTEPSPNVLVDKLYQLRTEKLETRAIFQGWVKKYIGISLKNNDDARDVAIQAYTEFIRLLIAVIILCVLMCLAVHFWIKRVLVRPLREATGYFELIGRGDLRSVITIQNSNEIGLLMSGLQKMQNGLQTTVATVRQGVESINIGTHEISAGNTDLSSRTEEQAAALAQTAASMEQITSTVQQNAENAQQAAQMINSTANIAHNGEQVMESVIAKMRTINHSAQKMSDIISVIDGIAFQTNILALNAAVEAARAGEQGRGFAVVAGEVRNLAQRCSLSAKEINDLIATSSNDIKEGMSLVEHAGETMADIVLNVNKATSIVDSISYASDEQSRGVAQVSIAINQMDQVTQQNAALVEQVATTAANVEEQADTLAKAVSIFQLTEQLWLEPKKNLELTQRPDPHDTHWI encoded by the coding sequence ATGAGCGTCATCGCCGATGAGCAAAATGCATTAAGCAGCAGCGGCGCCTATCTCCAACAAGCCCAGTCGGCCATCAACAATATTGTTCTTGAATACGCCGTCAACCCACAAGGGACTGTTAATAAAGATTCTATACAGGCGGCACGTGAAAAAATGGCGCTTGCTAATAAATCCTTTGAACTGTTTTGGGAGATACCTGGGTTAACAAATCATGATCTTAAATTAGGTGAAGAAATAAAAAATGCATTCCAAAACAATGCCGATAACATTGAAAAGCAAATTAATATCGCTTTAACCGAGCCATCCCCAAACGTATTAGTTGATAAGCTTTATCAATTGAGAACTGAAAAATTGGAAACGCGAGCCATATTTCAAGGATGGGTGAAGAAATACATTGGTATTTCTCTTAAGAATAACGATGACGCCAGAGACGTTGCTATACAAGCGTATACCGAATTCATACGTTTACTGATTGCCGTGATTATTTTATGCGTATTAATGTGCTTAGCCGTGCACTTTTGGATCAAAAGAGTCCTTGTTCGCCCACTACGAGAAGCAACTGGCTACTTTGAGCTTATTGGACGGGGTGACTTACGCAGCGTCATTACCATACAAAATAGCAACGAGATTGGGCTATTGATGTCTGGATTACAAAAAATGCAGAATGGATTGCAGACAACCGTTGCGACCGTGCGACAAGGCGTTGAATCTATCAATATTGGCACCCACGAAATCTCTGCCGGTAATACCGACCTTTCAAGCCGAACCGAAGAACAGGCGGCAGCGCTGGCTCAGACCGCGGCCAGCATGGAACAAATCACCTCCACCGTGCAGCAAAATGCCGAAAATGCTCAGCAAGCAGCTCAAATGATTAATAGCACCGCCAATATTGCTCATAACGGCGAGCAGGTAATGGAGTCGGTCATCGCAAAAATGCGCACCATCAACCATAGCGCGCAGAAAATGAGTGACATTATTAGCGTAATAGACGGTATCGCCTTCCAGACCAATATCTTGGCGCTTAATGCCGCCGTTGAGGCCGCTCGAGCAGGAGAGCAAGGGCGTGGTTTTGCCGTTGTTGCTGGGGAAGTGCGTAATTTAGCGCAGCGATGTTCACTTTCAGCAAAAGAGATCAACGATCTCATTGCCACATCGAGCAACGATATCAAGGAAGGTATGTCACTCGTTGAACACGCAGGAGAAACCATGGCTGACATCGTACTTAACGTCAATAAAGCAACCAGCATCGTCGACAGCATCTCTTATGCCTCTGACGAGCAAAGCCGCGGCGTTGCTCAGGTGAGTATTGCCATCAACCAGATGGATCAGGTCACTCAGCAGAATGCTGCATTAGTGGAGCAGGTTGCAACTACCGCCGCGAATGTAGAAGAACAGGCCGATACACTGGCCAAAGCAGTCTCTATTTTTCAACTCACCGAACAGTTATGGCTAGAGCCCAAAAAGAATCTTGAGCTAACACAGAGGCCAGATCCACACGATACACATTGGATTTAA
- a CDS encoding Tar ligand binding domain-containing protein, with protein sequence MFKNIKIASGMLLVLYLFGLIQIGSNLIGFYFIKKIAIALAR encoded by the coding sequence ATGTTCAAAAATATTAAAATCGCCAGCGGCATGCTGTTGGTGCTGTATTTATTTGGTCTGATACAAATAGGCTCTAACCTGATTGGGTTCTACTTCATCAAAAAAATAGCGATAGCATTAGCGCGATGA
- a CDS encoding DNA polymerase III subunit chi, with translation MKQATFYLMEHHQPDGELDAVEALACDLAAQHWRSGKRILLACQSQEQAQKLDEALWARDPHQFVPHNLAGEGPHYGAPVELSWPGKRGNSPRELMICLQTEFADFATAFHEVIDFVPYEDALKQLARERYKIYRSVGFQLTTATPPTH, from the coding sequence ATGAAACAGGCAACCTTCTATCTCATGGAGCATCATCAGCCTGATGGTGAACTGGATGCCGTTGAGGCTTTGGCCTGTGATCTCGCCGCCCAACACTGGCGCTCCGGTAAACGAATTTTATTGGCTTGCCAAAGTCAGGAACAGGCTCAAAAGTTAGACGAAGCCCTTTGGGCCCGCGACCCGCACCAGTTTGTGCCGCATAATCTGGCCGGTGAAGGCCCGCATTATGGCGCTCCAGTCGAACTTTCATGGCCGGGAAAGCGGGGCAATTCGCCGCGTGAACTGATGATCTGCTTGCAGACCGAGTTCGCAGATTTTGCTACTGCTTTCCATGAAGTGATAGACTTCGTTCCTTATGAAGACGCTTTAAAACAGTTGGCGCGTGAGCGCTATAAAATCTACCGCAGCGTCGGCTTTCAATTGACCACGGCTACGCCGCCAACTCACTGA
- the lptF gene encoding LPS export ABC transporter permease LptF, with product MIIIRYLVRETFKSQIAILFILLLIFFCQKMVRILGAAVDGEIPTNLVLSLLGLGVPEMAQLILPLSLFLGLLMTLGKLYTESEIVVMHACGLGKGVLIKTAMILAFITGAFALVNAFWVSPWSSFHSDEVMAEAKANPGLASMVEGQFQPSKDGNYVLFVGDVKGKKFENIFLAQLRPNGTQRPSVVVADTGHMEGRPDGSQQVVLDTGTRYEGTAMLRDFRITDFINYEAVIGHQAVVLNPSNADQAPMTALWESKENDFRAELNWRITLVFSVFVMALMVVPLSVVNPRQGRVLSTLPAMLLYLIFFLLQSSLRSNAAKGKIDPFIWVWVVNGFYLLLAIALNIWDTLPMRRIRARITGKGVA from the coding sequence GTGATCATCATTAGATATCTGGTACGGGAAACGTTTAAGAGTCAGATTGCTATCCTATTTATCCTGCTGCTGATCTTTTTTTGTCAAAAGATGGTGCGGATACTTGGAGCTGCAGTTGACGGCGAAATTCCGACAAACTTAGTGTTATCTCTCCTTGGGCTCGGTGTGCCCGAGATGGCTCAGCTTATTCTGCCTCTTAGCCTGTTCCTTGGGCTATTGATGACGCTGGGTAAACTGTATACAGAAAGTGAAATCGTGGTTATGCACGCCTGCGGCTTAGGCAAAGGCGTGCTGATAAAAACCGCGATGATCCTTGCTTTCATTACCGGCGCGTTTGCATTGGTTAACGCGTTTTGGGTGAGTCCGTGGTCATCGTTTCACTCTGATGAAGTGATGGCTGAAGCCAAGGCTAACCCCGGTTTAGCCTCAATGGTGGAAGGGCAATTCCAGCCGTCGAAAGATGGCAACTATGTGCTGTTTGTGGGTGATGTGAAGGGCAAAAAGTTTGAAAACATCTTTTTAGCTCAGTTGCGTCCTAACGGTACCCAACGCCCATCGGTGGTTGTGGCAGATACTGGCCATATGGAAGGTCGCCCAGACGGTTCTCAGCAGGTGGTATTGGATACCGGTACGCGCTATGAAGGTACCGCGATGCTGCGTGATTTCCGTATCACCGACTTTATAAATTATGAAGCGGTTATCGGCCATCAAGCGGTAGTGCTTAATCCAAGCAATGCCGATCAGGCACCCATGACAGCGCTATGGGAATCCAAAGAAAACGACTTCCGTGCGGAGCTGAACTGGCGTATTACGCTGGTGTTCTCTGTATTCGTGATGGCGTTGATGGTGGTTCCTTTGAGCGTGGTTAACCCACGCCAAGGGCGCGTACTCAGTACGCTGCCAGCTATGTTGCTCTATCTGATCTTCTTCCTGCTGCAAAGCTCGCTACGTTCTAATGCGGCGAAGGGCAAAATTGATCCGTTTATCTGGGTTTGGGTCGTAAACGGATTCTATCTGTTGCTCGCTATTGCGCTGAATATTTGGGATACGCTGCCGATGCGTCGGATCCGCGCGCGAATCACCGGTAAAGGAGTCGCCTGA
- a CDS encoding valine--tRNA ligase — protein sequence MEKTYNPQDIEQPLYEHWEQQGYFKPNGDTSKESFCIMIPPPNVTGSLHMGHAFQQTIMDTMIRYQRMQGKNTLWQVGTDHAGIATQMVVERKIAAEEGKTRHDYGRDAFIDKIWQWKEESGGTITRQMRRLGNSVDWERERFTMDDGLSNAVKEVFVRLYKEDLIYRGKRLVNWDPKLRTAISDLEVENRETKGSMWHLRYPLADGAKTADGKDYLVVATTRPETLLGDTGVAVNPEDPRYKDLIGKFVVLPLVGRRIPIVGDEHADMEKGTGCVKITPAHDFNDYEVGRRHALPMINILTFDGDIRDEAEVLDTNGEETDVYSNEIPEQFRGMERFAARRAVVKACDEAGLLVEIKPHDLTVPYGDRGGVVIEPMLTDQWYVRTAPLAKVAIEAVEQGEIQFVPKQYENMYYSWMRDIQDWCISRQLWWGHRIPAWYDNEGNVFVGRDEDEVRRENNLGADVELKQDDDVLDTWFSSGLWTFSTLGWPEQTEALKTFHPTNVLTSGFDIIFFWIARMIMLTMHFVKDENGKPQVPFKTVYVTGLIRDDEGQKMSKSKGNVIDPLDMIDGISLPELLEKRTGNMMQPQLAEKIAKRTEKQFPEGIEPHGTDALRFTLAALASTGRDINWDMKRLEGYRNFCNKLWNASRFVLMNTEDQDCGLNGGEMVLSLADRWILSEFNQTVKAYREALDNFRFDLAANILYEFTWNQFCDWYLELAKPVMNGGSEAELRGTRNTLVTVLEALLRLAHPVIPYITETIWQRVKGLKGITADTIMLQPFPEYDASQVDEKALADLEWIKQTIIAVRNIRAEMNIAPSKPLELLLRECSADAQRRVQENLSFIQALARLESITVLAAGDKGPVSVTKLVDGAELLIPMAGLIDKDAELDRLAKEVAKIEAEIGRIEAKLSNEGFVARAPEAVVAKEREKMNGYADAKAKLIEQQAVIAAL from the coding sequence ATGGAAAAGACATATAACCCGCAAGACATTGAGCAGCCGCTCTACGAGCACTGGGAACAGCAGGGCTACTTCAAGCCGAATGGCGACACCAGTAAAGAAAGCTTCTGTATTATGATCCCGCCGCCGAACGTCACCGGCAGCCTGCATATGGGTCATGCTTTCCAGCAGACCATTATGGACACCATGATCCGCTATCAGCGCATGCAGGGTAAAAATACCCTGTGGCAGGTCGGTACCGACCACGCGGGTATCGCCACTCAGATGGTCGTCGAGCGCAAAATTGCAGCCGAAGAAGGCAAAACTCGTCACGACTATGGTCGTGATGCCTTCATCGACAAAATCTGGCAGTGGAAAGAAGAATCTGGCGGCACCATTACTCGTCAGATGCGCCGTCTGGGCAACTCCGTCGACTGGGAGCGCGAGCGCTTCACGATGGACGATGGCCTGTCTAATGCGGTGAAAGAAGTATTCGTTCGTCTGTATAAAGAAGACCTGATTTATCGCGGTAAGCGTCTGGTTAACTGGGATCCAAAACTGCGCACGGCTATCTCCGATCTGGAAGTAGAAAACCGTGAAACCAAAGGTTCCATGTGGCACCTGCGTTATCCGCTGGCCGATGGTGCTAAAACCGCCGACGGTAAAGACTATCTGGTGGTTGCTACTACGCGCCCTGAAACCCTGTTGGGCGATACCGGTGTTGCCGTTAACCCAGAAGATCCGCGCTACAAAGATTTGATCGGTAAATTCGTGGTTCTGCCGCTGGTTGGCCGTCGCATTCCTATCGTCGGTGATGAACACGCCGATATGGAAAAAGGCACCGGCTGCGTGAAAATCACCCCTGCGCACGACTTCAATGACTATGAAGTTGGCCGCCGCCACGCACTGCCAATGATCAACATTCTGACCTTCGACGGCGACATTCGTGACGAAGCAGAAGTCTTGGATACCAACGGCGAAGAAACTGACGTTTACAGCAACGAAATCCCAGAGCAGTTCCGTGGCATGGAGCGTTTTGCCGCTCGCCGTGCCGTGGTAAAAGCCTGTGATGAAGCTGGCCTGCTGGTTGAAATCAAACCTCACGATCTTACCGTTCCTTACGGCGACCGTGGCGGCGTGGTTATCGAACCGATGCTGACCGACCAATGGTACGTTCGCACTGCGCCGCTGGCGAAAGTGGCGATTGAAGCCGTTGAACAAGGTGAAATCCAGTTCGTACCTAAGCAGTATGAAAACATGTACTACTCTTGGATGCGCGACATTCAGGACTGGTGTATTTCTCGTCAGCTGTGGTGGGGTCATCGCATTCCAGCTTGGTACGACAACGAAGGCAACGTGTTCGTTGGCCGTGACGAAGACGAAGTACGCCGTGAAAATAATTTAGGCGCAGACGTTGAACTGAAACAGGACGACGACGTTCTGGATACGTGGTTCTCTTCTGGTCTGTGGACTTTCTCAACGCTGGGCTGGCCTGAACAGACCGAAGCGCTGAAAACGTTCCACCCAACGAACGTATTAACCAGCGGCTTCGACATCATCTTCTTCTGGATCGCGCGCATGATCATGCTGACCATGCACTTCGTGAAAGATGAAAATGGCAAACCACAGGTTCCGTTCAAAACCGTCTATGTGACCGGCCTTATCCGTGACGACGAAGGACAGAAAATGTCTAAGTCTAAGGGTAACGTCATCGATCCACTGGATATGATCGACGGTATTTCTCTACCAGAACTGTTAGAGAAGCGTACCGGCAATATGATGCAGCCACAGTTGGCTGAGAAAATTGCTAAACGTACCGAAAAACAGTTCCCAGAAGGCATCGAGCCACACGGTACTGATGCCCTGCGCTTCACCTTGGCAGCGCTGGCCTCTACCGGTCGTGATATCAACTGGGATATGAAGCGCTTAGAAGGTTATCGCAACTTCTGTAACAAGCTGTGGAACGCAAGCCGCTTCGTACTGATGAACACGGAAGATCAGGATTGTGGTCTGAACGGCGGCGAAATGGTTCTGTCCTTGGCAGACCGTTGGATCCTGTCCGAATTCAACCAGACGGTAAAAGCTTACCGTGAAGCACTGGATAACTTCCGCTTCGATCTGGCTGCCAATATTCTGTATGAGTTCACATGGAACCAGTTCTGTGACTGGTATCTGGAACTGGCTAAGCCGGTCATGAACGGTGGTTCTGAAGCTGAACTGCGCGGTACCCGTAATACGCTGGTCACCGTGCTGGAAGCCCTGCTGCGCTTGGCGCATCCGGTGATCCCATACATCACCGAAACCATCTGGCAGCGCGTGAAAGGCCTAAAAGGGATTACTGCGGACACCATCATGTTGCAGCCATTCCCAGAATACGACGCTTCTCAGGTTGATGAGAAAGCGCTGGCCGATCTGGAATGGATCAAGCAAACCATCATCGCCGTGCGTAACATTCGCGCCGAGATGAATATTGCGCCAAGCAAGCCACTGGAACTGCTGCTGCGTGAATGCAGCGCGGATGCTCAGCGTCGCGTACAGGAAAACCTAAGCTTCATTCAGGCTCTGGCGCGTCTGGAAAGCATCACCGTGCTGGCCGCGGGCGATAAAGGTCCAGTTTCTGTCACCAAGCTGGTTGACGGTGCAGAACTGCTGATCCCAATGGCTGGCCTTATCGACAAAGACGCCGAGCTCGACCGCCTAGCGAAAGAAGTGGCTAAGATCGAAGCTGAAATTGGCCGCATCGAAGCGAAACTGTCTAACGAAGGTTTCGTGGCTCGCGCACCTGAGGCCGTTGTTGCCAAAGAGCGTGAGAAGATGAACGGCTACGCCGATGCCAAAGCGAAGCTCATCGAACAGCAAGCGGTAATTGCAGCGCTGTAA
- the ampH gene encoding D-alanyl-D-alanine-carboxypeptidase/endopeptidase AmpH: MDKRVLKFFPATLLGVACAVIPVTIYAQQPQPLASQVVDGYAEHIFYNSGAAAMAMVAIDNNQQVFRSFGETRPGNDTRPRKDSLIRIASLTKLMTSEVLVKLADERKVSLYDPLRKYAPNGMRVPSYNANQPIVLMNLASHTSGLPREQPGGVAHRDVFTWPTKYDRWQWMKSAKVAVPPGVRASYSNLAFDLLADALAQATGKAYPSLLKEKVTLPLGMKDTTYTPSPEQCSRMIVPARGASPCQSSLAAIGSGGVYSTPEDMQRWMQQFLSSSTHPRSPYADKLLKMYYQREKLTLVKGMDVPGKASALGLGWVYMAPQNGLPGIMQKTGGGGGFITYMAMIPDKNVGVFAVVARTELTKFTNMSDGVNRLVSELAQQQQ, from the coding sequence ATGGATAAACGCGTGTTGAAATTTTTCCCTGCGACGCTGCTGGGCGTCGCCTGTGCGGTAATACCTGTTACAATTTATGCTCAACAACCTCAACCTCTCGCTTCACAGGTGGTGGATGGTTACGCGGAGCATATTTTTTATAATAGCGGTGCCGCTGCAATGGCCATGGTTGCTATCGATAACAACCAACAGGTGTTTAGAAGTTTTGGCGAAACTCGCCCCGGCAATGATACCCGCCCACGTAAGGACTCTTTAATCCGTATAGCTTCCCTAACCAAACTCATGACCAGCGAAGTCTTGGTTAAGCTAGCCGATGAAAGAAAAGTCAGTCTCTACGATCCATTGAGAAAGTACGCGCCTAACGGAATGCGAGTACCCTCCTATAACGCCAACCAGCCGATTGTGTTGATGAACCTCGCCTCTCACACCAGCGGTTTACCGCGTGAACAGCCGGGCGGCGTGGCACATCGTGACGTGTTTACTTGGCCAACGAAATACGATCGCTGGCAGTGGATGAAAAGCGCAAAAGTCGCGGTGCCACCAGGCGTGCGGGCGTCCTATTCAAATCTGGCGTTTGACTTACTGGCCGATGCGCTTGCACAAGCTACGGGCAAAGCCTATCCAAGTTTGCTCAAAGAGAAAGTTACTCTGCCGTTGGGCATGAAAGACACCACCTATACGCCCTCCCCTGAACAATGCTCACGGATGATCGTCCCCGCACGCGGAGCAAGCCCATGCCAAAGCAGCCTCGCGGCTATCGGCAGCGGTGGCGTTTATTCCACACCGGAAGACATGCAGCGTTGGATGCAGCAGTTCTTATCCTCCTCAACCCATCCTCGTAGCCCGTATGCTGACAAGCTGCTGAAAATGTATTATCAGCGCGAAAAACTTACGCTGGTTAAAGGCATGGACGTTCCGGGTAAAGCCTCGGCACTGGGCTTAGGCTGGGTATATATGGCACCGCAAAACGGTTTACCGGGCATCATGCAAAAAACTGGCGGCGGCGGCGGCTTCATTACCTATATGGCGATGATCCCAGACAAAAACGTTGGCGTATTTGCGGTTGTTGCCCGTACTGAACTAACCAAATTTACTAATATGAGCGATGGTGTTAATCGGTTAGTCAGCGAGCTGGCGCAGCAACAGCAGTAA
- the lptG gene encoding LPS export ABC transporter permease LptG, giving the protein MLGVLDRYIGRTIFSTIMATLFMLVSLSGIIKFVDQLRKVGQGDYSAAGAGLFTLLSVPKDIEVFFPMAALLGALLGLGMLAQRSELVVMQAAGYTRMQIASSVMKTAIPLVILTMAIGEWVAPQGDQAARNYRAQQMYGGSLLSTQNGLWAKDGNDFIFIKRVTGEKTIQGISIYTFDKERHLQKLRYANSATFEGNQWKLSQVEESNLTDSKRITGTQTISGMWKTNLTPDKLGVVAMSPDSLSISGLYHYVKYLKQSGQESNRYQLNMWSKIFAPLSVAVMMLMALSFIFGPLRSVPMGVRVLTGISFGFLFYVLDQIFGPLSLVYSVPPVLGALLPSLLFLLISVYMLLRKS; this is encoded by the coding sequence ATGCTTGGAGTATTAGACCGTTACATTGGGCGCACGATTTTCAGCACCATCATGGCAACGTTGTTTATGCTGGTGTCGCTGTCTGGGATTATCAAGTTTGTTGATCAGCTGCGTAAAGTGGGGCAGGGCGATTACTCTGCGGCAGGCGCAGGACTTTTCACCTTGCTCAGCGTGCCAAAGGATATTGAAGTCTTCTTCCCAATGGCTGCGCTGCTTGGTGCGCTATTAGGGTTAGGCATGTTAGCCCAGCGCAGTGAGTTGGTGGTGATGCAGGCGGCAGGTTATACCCGTATGCAGATTGCCTCTTCGGTGATGAAAACCGCGATTCCATTGGTCATCCTCACGATGGCCATTGGTGAGTGGGTTGCACCACAGGGCGATCAGGCTGCACGTAACTACCGTGCCCAACAGATGTACGGCGGTTCGTTGCTCTCGACGCAAAACGGGCTATGGGCAAAAGACGGCAACGACTTTATCTTTATTAAACGTGTGACCGGCGAGAAAACTATTCAGGGGATCAGCATTTATACCTTTGATAAAGAACGCCATTTGCAAAAGCTACGCTACGCTAACTCCGCAACGTTTGAGGGTAATCAGTGGAAGCTTTCACAGGTCGAAGAATCCAATCTCACCGACAGCAAAAGGATCACCGGTACACAAACGATTAGCGGTATGTGGAAAACGAACCTAACGCCAGACAAACTGGGTGTGGTTGCCATGAGCCCTGACTCGCTGTCGATTAGCGGCCTCTACCACTATGTGAAATACCTCAAGCAAAGTGGTCAAGAATCTAACCGTTACCAGCTCAATATGTGGAGCAAAATTTTTGCACCGCTATCTGTTGCGGTAATGATGTTGATGGCGCTGTCCTTCATTTTTGGTCCATTGCGCAGCGTTCCAATGGGCGTGAGGGTATTGACGGGTATCAGCTTCGGCTTCTTGTTCTACGTACTCGACCAGATTTTTGGACCGCTAAGTTTGGTATACAGCGTACCTCCAGTGTTAGGTGCTCTACTGCCAAGTCTGCTGTTCTTGTTGATCAGTGTTTATATGCTGCTGAGAAAATCGTAA
- a CDS encoding L,D-transpeptidase family protein produces the protein MKMSIRALFTVLLATTAFMQSAFAVVYPLPANNSRLIGENIQVKVPEDNKQPLEHFAAQYQMGLSNMLEANPGVDAYLPKPGMTLTIPHQLILPNTPREGIIINSAEMRLYYYPKGSKTVVVLPIGIGELGRDTPMNWVTSVQRKKAGPTWTPTKKMHEEYAANGETLPQVFPAGPDNPMGLYALYIGRLYAVHGTNANFGIGLRVSHGCVRLRDDDIKYLFDNVPVGTRLQFINEPVKATVEPDGSRYIEVHNPLSTTEQQFNSDAPVPVVLTDAINKIVSDPSVQTSAVDNAVAARSGMPIKIN, from the coding sequence ATGAAAATGAGTATCCGTGCGCTCTTCACGGTGCTTCTGGCAACGACTGCTTTTATGCAGTCTGCATTTGCCGTGGTATACCCTTTACCGGCGAATAACAGCCGTCTGATTGGTGAAAACATTCAGGTAAAAGTGCCAGAAGATAACAAACAGCCTCTGGAACATTTTGCTGCTCAGTACCAAATGGGCCTGAGTAACATGTTGGAAGCGAATCCGGGCGTAGATGCATACCTGCCAAAGCCGGGTATGACGCTGACTATTCCGCACCAGTTGATTCTGCCTAATACTCCACGTGAAGGCATTATCATCAACAGTGCAGAGATGCGTTTGTACTACTATCCAAAAGGCTCTAAAACCGTTGTGGTTCTGCCGATTGGTATTGGTGAGTTAGGTCGTGATACGCCAATGAACTGGGTCACTTCGGTTCAGCGTAAAAAAGCGGGCCCAACATGGACGCCAACCAAAAAAATGCACGAAGAGTATGCCGCTAACGGTGAGACTCTGCCGCAGGTATTCCCTGCTGGTCCAGATAACCCAATGGGTCTGTACGCGCTGTACATCGGTCGTTTGTATGCGGTTCACGGTACTAACGCCAACTTCGGTATCGGCCTGCGCGTAAGCCACGGCTGCGTGCGTCTGCGTGATGACGACATCAAATACCTGTTTGATAACGTTCCAGTCGGTACTCGCTTGCAGTTCATCAATGAACCTGTAAAAGCGACCGTAGAGCCTGATGGATCTCGCTATATCGAGGTTCACAATCCGCTGTCTACCACTGAGCAGCAGTTCAACTCTGACGCGCCAGTTCCTGTGGTGCTGACCGACGCTATCAACAAAATTGTTTCTGATCCAAGCGTTCAGACCAGCGCAGTTGATAATGCAGTAGCAGCACGCTCAGGCATGCCAATTAAAATCAACTGA
- the pepA gene encoding leucyl aminopeptidase: protein MEFSVKSGSPEKQRSACIVVGVFEPRRLSPIAEQLDKISDGCISALLRRGELEGKVGQTLLLHHVPNVLSERILLIGCGKERELDERQYKQVIQKTINTLNDTGSMEAVCFLTELHVKGRNTYWKVRQAVETAKETLYTFDQLKSNKAEPRRPLRKMVFNVPTRRELTSGERAIQHGLAIAAGIKAAKDLGNMPPNICNAGYLASQARQLADSFSPNVSTRVIGEQQMKELGMNAYLAVGQGSQNESLMSVIEYKGSKNPDAKPIVLVGKGLTFDSGGISIKPADSMDEMKYDMCGAASVYGVMRMAAELQLPLNIVGVLAGCENMPGGRAYRPGDVLTTMNGQTVEVLNTDAEGRLVLCDVLTYVERFEPDVVIDVATLTGACVIALGHHLTGLMANHNPLASELISASEQAGDRAWRLPMMDEFQDQLDSNFADMANIGGRPGGAITAACFLSRFTRKYSWAHLDIAGTAWRSGKAKGATGRPVAMLSQFLLNRAGLNGDD, encoded by the coding sequence ATGGAGTTCAGTGTAAAAAGCGGTAGCCCGGAAAAACAGCGTAGCGCCTGTATCGTCGTCGGTGTTTTCGAACCGCGCCGACTGTCCCCAATCGCCGAACAGCTCGATAAAATCAGCGATGGCTGCATCAGTGCCCTACTGCGCCGTGGCGAACTGGAAGGTAAAGTGGGTCAGACACTCTTGCTGCACCACGTACCGAACGTACTCTCAGAACGCATTTTGCTGATTGGCTGTGGCAAAGAGCGTGAGTTGGACGAACGTCAGTATAAACAAGTCATTCAAAAAACGATTAATACGCTGAATGACACCGGTTCTATGGAAGCGGTTTGCTTCCTGACTGAGCTGCACGTCAAAGGCCGTAATACCTACTGGAAAGTGCGTCAGGCGGTCGAAACGGCAAAAGAAACGCTTTATACCTTCGATCAGCTGAAAAGTAATAAAGCAGAACCGCGCCGCCCACTGCGTAAAATGGTGTTCAACGTCCCAACCCGTCGTGAACTCACCAGCGGCGAGCGCGCTATCCAGCACGGCTTGGCCATCGCTGCCGGTATTAAAGCCGCAAAAGATCTTGGCAATATGCCGCCAAACATCTGTAACGCAGGCTATTTGGCTTCACAGGCTCGCCAGCTTGCCGACAGCTTCAGCCCGAACGTTAGCACCCGCGTTATCGGTGAACAGCAGATGAAAGAGCTGGGCATGAATGCCTATCTCGCCGTGGGTCAAGGTTCACAAAATGAATCGTTGATGTCCGTGATTGAATATAAGGGCAGCAAAAACCCAGATGCTAAACCTATCGTCTTGGTTGGTAAGGGTTTAACCTTTGACTCCGGCGGTATTTCTATCAAGCCTGCTGACAGCATGGACGAGATGAAATACGACATGTGCGGTGCCGCTTCCGTATACGGCGTTATGCGCATGGCTGCTGAGCTTCAGCTTCCACTGAACATCGTGGGCGTACTGGCTGGCTGCGAAAACATGCCGGGCGGTCGCGCTTATCGTCCTGGGGATGTTTTGACCACCATGAACGGCCAAACCGTTGAAGTGCTCAATACCGATGCCGAAGGACGTTTGGTTCTGTGTGACGTGTTAACCTACGTTGAGCGTTTCGAACCCGACGTTGTTATCGATGTAGCTACGTTGACCGGTGCCTGCGTTATCGCGCTGGGTCATCATTTGACGGGCTTAATGGCAAACCATAACCCATTAGCTTCAGAGCTTATCAGCGCATCAGAACAAGCCGGTGACCGTGCATGGCGTCTGCCGATGATGGATGAATTCCAAGATCAGCTGGATTCCAATTTTGCCGATATGGCAAACATCGGTGGCCGTCCTGGCGGAGCGATTACCGCAGCGTGCTTCCTGTCTCGATTCACCCGCAAATACAGCTGGGCGCATCTGGACATCGCGGGCACCGCGTGGCGTTCAGGGAAAGCAAAAGGTGCAACGGGCCGCCCTGTTGCCATGCTTTCTCAGTTCTTGCTCAATCGCGCAGGCCTAAACGGCGACGATTAA